In Aliamphritea ceti, a single window of DNA contains:
- a CDS encoding DMT family transporter, giving the protein MKNKRLLGGVLATLAALFNGTVGVISVNLFASGMSSEAVAFYKCFIALIALSGVLLMSGQWSVMCSYLREKWRYISLCAFFGFFMLYNFETAAYQFINVAVVVFCLFGASTVTTFIFGAVLEKRSLYGIEVISIILSIAGLLLIFLDAGSFEIDSVTGIFFAVLSGIGYGMFLVLSKRFDLGGGLIAVFSLLLFGVVYLAVPFILTGVSLPTAASLPVLILLALLPTICGFWCTVKALTLMNSQSVQLIELTEPIFALIIGFIVLGQVTTIMQAIGGALIMVAILVHELSQNKVTETA; this is encoded by the coding sequence ATGAAAAACAAAAGACTTCTGGGCGGCGTATTAGCAACGTTAGCTGCTTTGTTCAATGGCACTGTGGGTGTCATCAGCGTTAACTTATTCGCATCAGGTATGTCATCGGAAGCAGTGGCGTTTTATAAATGCTTTATAGCGCTGATTGCTCTGAGCGGTGTCTTGCTGATGAGTGGGCAATGGTCTGTCATGTGCAGCTATCTTCGGGAAAAGTGGCGGTATATTTCGCTATGTGCGTTTTTTGGTTTTTTTATGCTGTATAACTTTGAAACCGCTGCTTACCAGTTTATAAACGTTGCTGTTGTCGTGTTTTGTCTGTTTGGCGCGTCGACAGTAACTACCTTTATATTTGGGGCTGTACTCGAAAAACGCAGCCTGTATGGCATAGAAGTTATTTCCATTATTTTGTCGATCGCAGGCTTATTGCTTATCTTTCTGGATGCAGGCAGCTTTGAAATAGACAGTGTTACCGGGATTTTCTTCGCGGTTTTATCCGGCATTGGTTATGGCATGTTTCTGGTGCTTTCAAAGCGTTTTGATTTGGGTGGCGGATTGATTGCAGTGTTCTCACTGCTGCTGTTTGGGGTTGTTTATCTGGCAGTTCCGTTTATTTTAACCGGCGTCAGCTTGCCGACCGCTGCCAGCTTACCGGTATTAATTCTGCTGGCTTTATTACCAACTATCTGCGGTTTCTGGTGTACGGTGAAAGCTCTGACGTTAATGAACAGCCAGTCGGTACAACTGATCGAGCTTACTGAACCTATTTTTGCGCTGATTATCGGCTTTATCGTATTAGGGCAAGTAACTACTATCATGCAGGCTATAGGTGGTGCGTTGATTATGGTAGCAATACTGGTACATGAGCTTTCTCAAAATAAGGTTACAGAAACGGCTTGA
- a CDS encoding GNAT family N-acetyltransferase yields the protein MEFMFLADREEEATTIAQWYFSEWGRLSPSATVTFFTEQLSGYLNRDAVPLVIMAVENDVVIGAAQLKYREMKIYPEKEHWLGGVYVTEPHRGKGVAAALINEVEAVAIRLGVTELHLQTEQLTGGLYARLGWQPLEQVNYHDTDVLVMRKVIACCSAKAGG from the coding sequence ATGGAATTTATGTTTCTTGCAGACAGGGAAGAAGAGGCCACAACAATTGCACAGTGGTATTTCTCTGAATGGGGCCGTTTATCTCCTTCCGCAACAGTGACGTTTTTTACTGAGCAGTTAAGCGGTTATCTCAATCGTGATGCTGTACCACTGGTGATAATGGCTGTAGAGAATGATGTTGTAATTGGCGCTGCACAGCTGAAATACCGTGAGATGAAAATCTACCCCGAGAAGGAACATTGGCTGGGCGGTGTGTATGTGACCGAGCCACATAGGGGAAAGGGAGTGGCAGCTGCACTGATTAATGAAGTGGAGGCTGTTGCTATTCGCCTGGGAGTCACGGAATTACATCTGCAGACAGAGCAGCTAACCGGCGGCCTTTATGCCCGGTTAGGCTGGCAACCGCTTGAGCAGGTCAATTACCATGACACAGATGTGCTGGTCATGAGGAAGGTCATTGCCTGCTGCTCAGCAAAAGCCGGTGGCTAG
- a CDS encoding PhzF family phenazine biosynthesis protein: MNIPIYQVDAFTDSLFGGNPAAVCILQNWLPEEQLQSIAAENNLAETAYIVQAGDVYELRWFTPAVEIDLCGHATLAAAYIIFRFIEPSLQSVRFTTKSGDLIVTREAEERISLNFPARMPTPTAITEAAIKAMGKAPIAAWESRDLMLVYETEADILALEPDLLAFKDLNSHFAVIATAKGDQADFVSRFFAPQAGIPEDPVTGSAHCTLIPFWAEQLDKDVLLARQLSARGGTLYCQHKGDRVSMSGTAVLFMQGEIYV; the protein is encoded by the coding sequence ATGAACATCCCTATTTATCAGGTTGATGCCTTTACTGACAGCCTGTTCGGCGGCAATCCGGCTGCAGTATGCATATTGCAAAACTGGCTTCCTGAAGAACAGCTACAAAGCATTGCAGCAGAAAACAATCTGGCTGAAACCGCCTACATCGTTCAGGCAGGAGATGTCTATGAACTTCGCTGGTTTACGCCTGCAGTAGAAATTGATCTGTGTGGACATGCCACGTTAGCAGCGGCCTATATCATTTTCCGTTTTATAGAACCCTCACTCCAAAGCGTTCGTTTTACGACCAAAAGCGGCGACCTGATTGTTACCCGGGAAGCAGAAGAACGTATTAGCCTAAACTTCCCTGCCAGAATGCCAACACCAACCGCAATTACAGAGGCAGCAATTAAAGCCATGGGCAAAGCGCCAATAGCGGCATGGGAGTCACGTGATCTGATGCTGGTTTATGAAACTGAAGCAGATATTCTGGCGCTGGAACCGGACTTACTGGCGTTTAAAGATCTCAACAGCCACTTTGCGGTTATCGCTACCGCTAAAGGCGACCAGGCAGACTTTGTATCACGCTTCTTTGCGCCCCAGGCAGGCATACCGGAAGACCCTGTTACCGGATCAGCTCACTGCACTCTGATTCCTTTCTGGGCAGAACAGTTGGACAAAGACGTATTACTTGCCAGACAGCTGTCAGCCCGTGGTGGCACACTCTATTGCCAGCATAAGGGCGACCGGGTAAGTATGAGCGGTACAGCAGTTCTGTTCATGCAGGGCGAGATTTACGTATAG
- a CDS encoding aminotransferase-like domain-containing protein, which translates to MALYREVAARIQQQIEDGLFAQGERLPGVRKLSNSMAVSVSTVVQAQRLLEDSGVISARARSGFYVTRQLTPVTELPAAGLSAGQPVPVTTGEVTLFLGQLSQQKDYTQLGFAIPHTDFLPMRALQKSLMHAVRQFDERAAGYTSPGGNAELKAQISRRMRFAGSEVDSDDILITGGAQEALTLALRCIAEPGDVIAIESPTYYGLLQAVESLGMKAIEVATDPAEGISLAALEMAARQWPIKACLLMPNFQNPLGAKLSDANKSKIIELSKAYDFMLIEDDIYGELSQTDQRPPSLHSFDHISDTESGRVMYYSSFSKTISPGLRIGWLISPPEYRVRLRHLKQILNLSSNSLAQLALTEYLQNGGYERHLRQVRLRYCEQVQRISQAVIRYFPEGTRISQPRGGYVLWVELVRNFDTLALCQRLFELNISIAPGQLFSANKHYQNCLRLNCAQPWDAELDKALLVIGREAEKLLPA; encoded by the coding sequence ATGGCGTTATATCGGGAAGTAGCTGCACGTATACAACAGCAAATAGAAGATGGTTTATTTGCGCAGGGGGAGCGTTTACCCGGAGTACGTAAGCTTAGTAATAGTATGGCTGTGAGTGTATCCACTGTAGTGCAGGCGCAACGCTTACTTGAAGACAGCGGCGTTATTAGCGCGCGTGCGCGTTCCGGATTTTACGTAACCCGGCAGTTAACACCGGTTACAGAATTACCAGCTGCTGGCTTGTCTGCAGGGCAGCCGGTACCTGTGACAACTGGTGAAGTTACACTATTTCTCGGTCAGCTGAGTCAACAGAAAGACTATACGCAACTTGGCTTTGCCATCCCGCATACGGATTTTTTGCCTATGCGGGCATTACAAAAATCCTTAATGCATGCTGTCAGACAGTTTGATGAGCGGGCAGCGGGTTATACGTCACCCGGGGGTAATGCTGAATTAAAAGCACAGATCAGCCGACGTATGCGGTTTGCCGGTAGCGAAGTAGACAGTGACGATATTCTGATAACAGGTGGTGCGCAGGAGGCATTAACACTGGCATTGCGCTGTATCGCAGAGCCAGGTGATGTTATTGCAATTGAGTCGCCAACTTATTACGGACTATTGCAGGCGGTTGAGTCTCTGGGTATGAAAGCCATTGAGGTAGCAACTGATCCGGCTGAAGGGATTAGTCTGGCAGCGCTTGAAATGGCCGCCAGACAATGGCCAATTAAAGCCTGCTTACTAATGCCAAATTTCCAGAACCCTTTGGGTGCAAAGCTGAGCGATGCGAATAAAAGCAAAATTATAGAGCTGTCGAAGGCCTATGATTTTATGCTGATTGAGGATGATATATACGGCGAGCTTAGCCAGACTGATCAGCGACCACCAAGCCTGCACAGTTTTGATCATATTTCTGATACTGAAAGTGGTCGGGTGATGTATTACAGCTCCTTTTCGAAAACAATTTCTCCGGGGCTAAGGATTGGTTGGCTGATCAGTCCGCCGGAATACCGGGTACGTTTGCGTCACTTGAAACAGATCCTGAATTTATCCAGCAACTCGCTGGCGCAGCTGGCGCTCACAGAATATCTCCAGAATGGTGGTTATGAGCGGCATTTACGTCAGGTAAGGCTCCGATATTGTGAGCAGGTACAACGAATCAGTCAGGCCGTAATTCGTTACTTTCCTGAGGGAACACGCATCAGCCAGCCACGGGGTGGTTATGTGCTTTGGGTAGAGCTGGTCAGAAATTTTGATACTCTGGCACTGTGTCAGCGCTTATTTGAGCTGAATATCAGCATAGCTCCGGGCCAGCTGTTCTCAGCGAATAAGCATTACCAGAATTGCTTACGGCTGAATTGTGCCCAGCCATGGGACGCAGAACTGGATAAGGCGCTTTTGGTTATTGGCCGGGAAGCAGAAAAGTTGTTGCCGGCCTGA
- a CDS encoding NAD(P)/FAD-dependent oxidoreductase yields MSDQQRVLIIGAGQAGGQLALQLRQKGFVGSIILVGEEAIPPYERPALSKSILTGNQTPEDLLLRTAEAYAELNIELHLSTRITHLNLQTRQATFNNNLNTDFDILVFATGATPRNLPLPGCDLPGVHLLRTNKDSLAIKARLAEAQSIAIIGGGFIGMEVAASARSLGIKTSVLEAGPRIMARSLPAFIANKIAALHQNEGNQITCNAAIQGFIGDKNVSGVQFQDGSKLEFEAVIVGIGVTPNTQLAEAAGIQCDNGIITDARGLTSADNVYAIGDCAASLLSRYERHQRLESYQNANQQAENVVASIMGNHKDYNPVPWLWSDQYHWQIQTLGFPVEAEHWLLRGDLDSDRKEIHLGFRNGKLSSVVSIAEGTAASADVRILQRMLEMGIQADQTLLSDPDIKLKTLLKQSG; encoded by the coding sequence GTAGCATAATTCTAGTGGGAGAAGAGGCTATTCCCCCCTATGAAAGACCAGCATTATCTAAAAGCATACTCACCGGCAACCAAACGCCTGAAGACTTGCTACTGCGCACTGCTGAAGCATACGCTGAACTGAATATCGAACTGCACCTCAGCACTCGGATTACCCATCTTAACCTGCAAACCAGACAGGCCACCTTCAACAACAACCTGAATACGGATTTCGACATTCTGGTATTTGCCACCGGTGCCACACCTCGTAACCTTCCATTACCCGGTTGCGATCTGCCCGGTGTGCATTTATTACGCACTAATAAAGATAGCCTGGCGATCAAAGCCCGCTTAGCGGAAGCTCAAAGTATTGCAATCATTGGTGGTGGATTCATTGGCATGGAAGTCGCCGCCAGTGCCCGCAGTCTTGGGATTAAAACTTCTGTGCTGGAAGCCGGCCCGCGCATTATGGCCCGTAGTCTGCCAGCATTCATTGCCAATAAAATAGCAGCGTTACATCAAAACGAAGGAAATCAGATTACCTGCAACGCAGCCATCCAAGGTTTTATTGGTGATAAAAATGTCTCAGGCGTGCAATTTCAGGATGGAAGTAAACTGGAATTCGAAGCGGTAATTGTCGGCATTGGTGTAACTCCTAATACACAGCTGGCTGAAGCCGCCGGTATTCAATGCGATAACGGCATTATTACCGATGCTCGCGGCCTCACTTCAGCTGATAACGTATATGCCATTGGTGACTGCGCTGCCAGCCTCCTATCCCGATATGAACGACATCAGCGGCTTGAGTCCTATCAGAATGCCAACCAGCAAGCTGAAAACGTTGTCGCTAGCATTATGGGCAACCATAAAGACTACAACCCGGTACCATGGCTATGGTCAGACCAGTATCACTGGCAAATCCAAACACTTGGCTTTCCTGTTGAAGCTGAACACTGGCTACTGCGCGGTGATCTGGATTCAGACCGTAAAGAAATTCATTTAGGCTTCCGCAATGGCAAACTATCCAGCGTTGTCAGCATCGCGGAAGGTACTGCCGCATCGGCAGACGTAAGAATACTACAGCGCATGCTTGAAATGGGTATTCAAGCAGACCAGACATTGCTTTCAGACCCTGACATAAAGCTTAAAACACTGCTAAAACAGTCTGGCTGA